From the Oligoflexus sp. genome, the window CTCGCCGAACTGGGCCGCGTCATTGGCATCGGCGATGGAACCGGGACGCAGACCGTCACCGAGCGAGAAGGAGATATCATAGGCCTTCATGATCTCGCAGATTTCATCGAAGTGGGTGTAAAGGAAGTTTTCCTTGTTATGATAGGTACACCACTGGGCCATGATCGAGCCACCGCGCGAGACGATGCCCGTCACGCGATTTTTCGTGTAGGGAATGTATTCGCGCAGAACGCCCGCGTGAATCGTGAAGTAGTCCACGCCCTGCTCGGCCTGTTCGATGAGGGTTTGCTTATAGACTTCCCAGGTGAAGTCCTCGATGCGGCCGTTCACTTTTTCGAAGGCCTGGTACAAGGGGACCGTTCCGATCGGAACCGGCGAATTGCGCAGAATCCATTCGCGGGTTTCGTGAATGCTTTTGCCGGTGGAAAGGTCCATCACGGTATCGGCGCCCCAACGGGTCGACCAGACGAGTTTTTCCACTTCCTCTTCGATGCCGGAGCTCAAAGCCGAGTTGCCGATGTTGGCGTTCACTTTCACGAGGAAGTTACGGCCGATGATCATCGGTTCCAATTCAGGATGGTTGATGTTGCAGGGAATGATGGCGCGACCGGCGGCCACTTCACTGCGCACGAATTCGGGTGTGATATAATCGGGCATGCGGGCCCCGAAGTTATTCCCGCGCAGACGTTCGGCGCGTTCCCGCGCGACGGGATCGAGATCTTCCAGACGCTGACGTTCCAAGGCGCGCTGCTGATTTTCACGAATCGCGATGTATTCCATTTCGGGCGTGATGATGCCGCGCCGCGCGTAATACATCTGCGTGACGTTTTTCCCGGAACGGGCCCGGCGAGGTTTATGCTGGGCCAGGGGCAATTCGTTTTGAATCTGCGATTTGATCAGCGTGCTGTGCGCATGACCCGGACTCAGCTCCGTGTCTTCGCG encodes:
- the thiC gene encoding phosphomethylpyrimidine synthase ThiC, with the protein product MAGTQTPVFEKVYIPGEIHSFLRVPMKRVHLNEKNAAGEAVSLHLYDSSGPYTDTNAQIDVKHGLPRLRESWIEAREDTELSPGHAHSTLIKSQIQNELPLAQHKPRRARSGKNVTQMYYARRGIITPEMEYIAIRENQQRALERQRLEDLDPVARERAERLRGNNFGARMPDYITPEFVRSEVAAGRAIIPCNINHPELEPMIIGRNFLVKVNANIGNSALSSGIEEEVEKLVWSTRWGADTVMDLSTGKSIHETREWILRNSPVPIGTVPLYQAFEKVNGRIEDFTWEVYKQTLIEQAEQGVDYFTIHAGVLREYIPYTKNRVTGIVSRGGSIMAQWCTYHNKENFLYTHFDEICEIMKAYDISFSLGDGLRPGSIADANDAAQFGELKTLGELTLRAWEHDVQVMIEGPGHVPMHMIKENMDKQLEICHEAPFYTLGPLTTDIAPGYDHITSGIGAAMIGWFGTAMLCYVTPKEHLGLPNREDVKQGLIAYKIAAHAADLAKGHPAARLRDDALSRARFAFRWEDQFNLSLDPETARKYHDETLPKERYKSAHFCSMCGPSFCSMRISQDIEKKSAGGTGEA